GACCCCACGCCGACCGCCCCGGTTCCCGTGCGGACCCTCACCAGCCTCGCCCGGGGTCTCCTCAGGACCACCCGCCCCCGCCAGTGGGTGAAGAACCTGCTGGTCGTGGCGGCCCCGGCGGCGGCGGGCCAGCTCTTCTCCCGGCACGCGGTGATCCAACTCGCGCTCGTCTTCGTCCTGTTCACGGCCTGCGCCGCCGCCGTCTACCTGATCAACGACGCCCGGGACGCCGAAGCCGACCGCGCCCACCCGGTCAAGCGCCACCGCCCGGTCGCCACGGGCCAGGTCCCCGTCCCCCTCGCCTACGCCACGGGAGGCGTGCTCGCCGTCCTCGCCCCGACCGCCGCCGCCCTGCTGTCCTCCCCGGTCACCGCGGCACTGCTGACCGCCTACCTCGGCATGCAACTGGCGTACTGCGTGAGCCTCAAGCACGTCCTGGTCGTCGACCTCGCCGTCGTGACGACCGGGTTCCTGATGCGGGCGATGATCGGCGGGCTCGCCCTCGGCATCCCGCTCTCCCGCTGGTTCCTGATCACCACGGGCTTCG
This portion of the Streptomyces mirabilis genome encodes:
- a CDS encoding decaprenyl-phosphate phosphoribosyltransferase; the encoded protein is MAERTVLLDPTPTAPVPVRTLTSLARGLLRTTRPRQWVKNLLVVAAPAAAGQLFSRHAVIQLALVFVLFTACAAAVYLINDARDAEADRAHPVKRHRPVATGQVPVPLAYATGGVLAVLAPTAAALLSSPVTAALLTAYLGMQLAYCVSLKHVLVVDLAVVTTGFLMRAMIGGLALGIPLSRWFLITTGFGALFMVAAKRYSEAVQLGGNAGATRALLTEYTTGYLRFVWQLAAGVAVLAYCLWALEEGGAPSAGVLPWRQLSMVAFILAVLRYAVFADRGAAGEPEDVVLRDRALALIGLVWLAMYGLAVVNW